In the genome of Synergistaceae bacterium, one region contains:
- a CDS encoding isocitrate lyase/PEP mutase family protein, whose amino-acid sequence MKGNPRTNMRKMFEKKLGWPYLMPGVYDACTALLAESAGFQITSVSGFCLSYTKLGKADVGLVTLKELSETVSNIAKVSQTPILVDADTGFGNAIGVMRTVEELIDSGAAALFIEDQVAPKKCGHMSGKMVVSSEEFEGKMRAADKVRRELAPDLLLVARSDAKGAVGGSIKDLIERGKRYRDAGADIFFAEALTSADEIEQCGREVGLPLLYNMAGISPRLPLKELADYGVFLVALPALVMQASIRGVMALLQGIREKGEQYIVQFEKELKGHPVDNIQQFVGFSDIRKLEEEFLPSAELLARYESSTSGYNLGAKKE is encoded by the coding sequence TTGAAAGGCAATCCACGTACAAATATGCGAAAAATGTTCGAAAAGAAACTTGGCTGGCCTTATTTAATGCCGGGAGTTTACGACGCCTGCACAGCTCTTTTAGCAGAATCTGCCGGATTTCAAATTACGTCTGTTTCCGGCTTTTGTTTGTCTTATACAAAACTTGGCAAGGCAGATGTTGGGCTGGTGACACTCAAAGAGTTGAGTGAAACTGTCTCCAACATCGCAAAAGTTAGTCAAACGCCAATTTTAGTCGATGCTGACACCGGCTTTGGCAATGCGATAGGCGTGATGCGTACCGTTGAAGAATTGATTGACTCAGGTGCTGCAGCTCTGTTCATCGAAGACCAGGTCGCGCCCAAAAAATGTGGCCATATGTCTGGAAAAATGGTAGTGTCGAGCGAAGAATTCGAGGGCAAAATGCGTGCCGCGGATAAAGTTCGCCGGGAATTGGCTCCTGATTTACTGTTGGTAGCACGCAGCGATGCCAAAGGAGCAGTGGGTGGTTCAATAAAAGATCTGATCGAGCGTGGAAAGCGCTATCGCGACGCCGGTGCGGATATATTTTTCGCCGAAGCGCTCACTTCCGCCGACGAAATCGAACAATGCGGGCGCGAAGTCGGCCTGCCACTGTTATACAATATGGCAGGTATTTCGCCTCGATTGCCTCTCAAAGAACTGGCTGACTACGGTGTATTTTTAGTCGCTCTGCCGGCATTGGTTATGCAGGCCTCCATTCGCGGCGTTATGGCTCTACTGCAGGGTATTCGGGAAAAAGGTGAACAATATATCGTTCAATTCGAAAAAGAATTGAAAGGTCATCCTGTCGATAATATTCAGCAATTTGTAGGATTTTCCGACATCCGTAAACTTGAGGAAGAATTTCTGCCTTCCGCTGAACTGCTAGCCCGTTATGAATCCAGCACATCAGGCTACAATCTGGGCGCAAAAAAGGAGTGA